One Lysinibacillus sp. OF-1 DNA segment encodes these proteins:
- the ytpR gene encoding YtpR family tRNA-binding protein, whose product MNVFYNKEHVGDVLLVQLATESIVKTVVERAGDIAILKEAQTGEIKAFNLFNASSYIQTDARGLVEVTPELVAQLTAAIEKNGATINLDVDFSPKFVVGYVETKDKHPNADKLSICSVNVGDETLQIVCGAPNVEAGQKVVVAKIGAVMPSGMLIKAGNLRGVESYGMLCSARELAIPNAPSEKGILVLPGDATIGSAFETPTK is encoded by the coding sequence ATGAACGTATTTTACAACAAAGAGCATGTAGGAGATGTCTTACTAGTTCAATTAGCAACTGAGTCTATTGTGAAAACAGTAGTAGAACGAGCTGGAGATATCGCTATTTTAAAAGAAGCACAAACAGGAGAAATAAAGGCGTTTAATTTATTTAATGCAAGCAGCTACATCCAAACAGATGCAAGAGGCTTAGTGGAAGTGACACCAGAACTAGTAGCACAACTAACTGCAGCCATCGAGAAAAATGGAGCTACAATCAACCTTGATGTTGACTTTTCTCCAAAATTTGTGGTGGGTTATGTGGAAACAAAGGACAAGCATCCGAACGCTGATAAATTAAGTATCTGTTCCGTAAATGTAGGCGATGAGACATTGCAAATTGTTTGTGGTGCTCCTAATGTAGAAGCAGGTCAGAAGGTAGTTGTTGCAAAAATTGGTGCAGTAATGCCTTCAGGTATGCTCATTAAAGCAGGAAATTTACGTGGTGTTGAGTCTTACGGCATGCTTTGCTCAGCTCGTGAATTAGCCATTCCTAACGCTCCTTCTGAAAAAGGAATTTTAGTATTACCGGGAGATGCCACTATTGGTAGTGCTTTTGAAACACCAACTAAATAG
- a CDS encoding DUF1444 domain-containing protein: MKQLKSEQLIELLKKRLNEEKYEFHFDKKHDKLRLNHKTIDKGMELSLPGILAKYNDKQEAAIEEVVYTIEQTFNAMEQEKEQGFQTTTQIYPIIRATSYPQASKEGHAFITTEHTAETRIFYALDLGKTYRFIDESMLEALQLTVEQIREMARFSVKQLPTAYKKDEVAGNLFYFVNVNDGYDASRILNESFLTDMRALVEGDMTLSVPHQDVLIIGDIRNETGYDVLAQMTMHFFTVGIVPITSLSFIYEDGELEPIFILAKNRVKKEQEKQ; this comes from the coding sequence ATGAAGCAATTGAAATCAGAACAACTGATAGAGCTATTAAAAAAACGATTGAATGAAGAGAAATACGAATTTCATTTTGATAAAAAGCATGATAAATTACGATTGAATCATAAGACGATTGACAAAGGAATGGAGCTCTCATTACCTGGTATCTTAGCAAAATACAATGATAAGCAAGAGGCAGCGATTGAGGAAGTTGTCTATACGATTGAGCAGACTTTTAATGCGATGGAGCAAGAAAAAGAACAAGGCTTTCAAACGACTACACAAATTTATCCTATTATACGTGCGACTTCTTATCCCCAAGCATCTAAAGAAGGACATGCGTTTATTACAACTGAGCATACAGCGGAGACACGTATTTTTTATGCGCTCGATTTGGGTAAAACCTATCGTTTTATTGATGAATCCATGCTAGAAGCATTACAATTAACGGTAGAGCAAATTCGAGAAATGGCACGCTTTTCAGTAAAGCAATTACCAACCGCATATAAAAAAGATGAGGTAGCAGGTAATCTATTTTATTTTGTCAATGTGAATGATGGCTACGATGCTAGCCGTATTTTAAATGAGAGTTTTTTGACAGACATGCGAGCACTGGTGGAAGGCGATATGACATTGTCTGTGCCACATCAAGATGTGTTAATTATAGGTGATATTCGCAATGAAACAGGGTATGATGTATTAGCACAGATGACGATGCATTTCTTTACTGTCGGTATAGTACCGATCACATCATTATCTTTTATTTATGAAGATGGGGAACTAGAACCAATCTTTATTTTAGCCAAAAACAGAGTGAAAAAGGAGCAAGAAAAACAATGA
- a CDS encoding DUF84 family protein — MNIAIGTMNKAKTEAVEVIARQYFEDAIFTHVKAASEVSDQPISNEETRLGAINRAKNAMNTTGAQFAFGLEGGVTEIDDEMYVCNWGALTVSDGTIFTAAGAQIILPKEIAQEIRGGGELGPIMEQYTKRRDIRQGAGAVGIFTQGLVSRQMMFEHIVSLLVGQYLFTFSQK; from the coding sequence ATGAATATAGCCATTGGGACAATGAATAAAGCGAAGACAGAGGCAGTTGAAGTAATTGCTCGACAATATTTTGAAGATGCCATCTTTACGCATGTGAAAGCTGCTTCTGAAGTGTCAGATCAACCAATAAGTAATGAAGAAACGAGACTAGGGGCGATTAATCGTGCAAAAAACGCCATGAACACAACAGGTGCACAATTCGCATTTGGCTTAGAGGGTGGCGTAACTGAAATAGATGATGAAATGTATGTTTGTAATTGGGGTGCATTAACAGTTTCTGATGGAACAATTTTCACAGCTGCTGGTGCACAAATTATATTACCAAAAGAAATTGCCCAGGAAATAAGAGGTGGTGGAGAACTTGGCCCTATTATGGAGCAATACACAAAACGTCGAGATATTCGTCAAGGTGCAGGTGCTGTAGGTATTTTTACGCAAGGTTTGGTGAGTCGACAGATGATGTTTGAGCATATTGTATCACTATTGGTTGGTCAATATTTGTTCACATTTTCACAAAAATAG
- a CDS encoding M42 family metallopeptidase — protein sequence MNEETLQLFKTLTELPGAPGNEHAVRAFMRSELEKYSDEIVQDNLGGIFGVKRSEVADAPKVLVAGHMDEVAFMVTSITDNGMIRFQTLGGWWNQVMLAQRVEVYTKNGAIPGVVSSIPPHLLTDAERAKPMDIKNMLIDVGADNKEDAMGMGVRPGQSIIPICPFTPMANPKKIMAKAWDNRYGCGLAIELMKEVQNEKLGSHLYSGANVMEEVGLRGAQVSANMIKPDLFFALDASPANDTSGEKNQFGQLGKGTLLRILDRTMVTHRGMREFILDTAESNHIPYQYFVSQGGTDAGRVHTANDGVPSAVIGVCSRYIHTSASIIHIDDYAAAKALIVELVKKADRSTLETIRANV from the coding sequence ATGAATGAGGAAACATTACAATTATTTAAAACATTAACAGAACTACCAGGCGCTCCGGGGAATGAACATGCTGTACGTGCGTTCATGCGTTCTGAGTTAGAAAAATACTCGGATGAAATCGTTCAAGATAATTTAGGGGGCATCTTTGGTGTCAAGCGCAGTGAGGTTGCTGACGCGCCGAAAGTGTTGGTTGCTGGACATATGGATGAAGTAGCATTTATGGTTACTTCTATTACAGATAATGGCATGATCCGTTTCCAAACATTAGGTGGCTGGTGGAACCAGGTTATGCTTGCACAGCGTGTAGAAGTTTATACAAAAAATGGCGCAATACCTGGCGTTGTTTCATCTATTCCACCGCATTTATTAACAGATGCGGAACGTGCTAAGCCGATGGATATAAAAAATATGCTTATCGATGTTGGCGCTGACAACAAAGAAGATGCAATGGGTATGGGTGTTCGACCAGGACAATCTATCATTCCTATTTGTCCATTTACACCAATGGCCAATCCGAAAAAAATTATGGCTAAGGCTTGGGATAACCGTTATGGCTGTGGTCTAGCGATTGAGTTAATGAAAGAAGTACAAAATGAAAAACTAGGATCGCATTTATATTCAGGCGCAAATGTTATGGAGGAAGTAGGTTTACGTGGTGCTCAAGTATCAGCAAATATGATTAAACCAGATTTATTCTTCGCATTAGATGCTTCTCCTGCCAACGATACGTCGGGAGAAAAAAATCAATTTGGACAGCTTGGCAAAGGTACATTACTTCGTATTTTAGACCGCACAATGGTCACACATCGTGGTATGCGAGAATTTATTTTAGATACTGCCGAATCAAATCATATTCCTTACCAGTACTTTGTATCTCAGGGAGGAACTGACGCAGGGCGAGTACATACAGCAAATGATGGTGTTCCAAGCGCTGTTATTGGTGTTTGCTCACGCTATATTCACACGTCAGCGTCCATTATTCATATTGATGATTACGCAGCTGCCAAGGCATTAATTGTTGAATTAGTGAAAAAAGCAGATCGTTCGACATTAGAGACAATTCGCGCTAATGTATAA
- a CDS encoding peptidase M4 gives MKLRDFLIGVATGLAAAVIIKEASEKVSPFVPAGQVLENIKREFKKDAPIDGSWIFMKTEDFTNGIMTIPVYRGGISRMNEGEMQTFEFAADARSGVVVELTEV, from the coding sequence ATGAAATTACGTGATTTTTTAATTGGTGTTGCAACTGGCTTAGCTGCCGCAGTCATTATTAAAGAAGCTAGTGAAAAAGTTTCTCCGTTCGTACCTGCAGGACAAGTACTTGAAAACATAAAAAGAGAGTTTAAAAAGGATGCACCGATTGACGGTTCTTGGATTTTTATGAAAACAGAAGATTTCACAAACGGTATTATGACTATCCCAGTATATCGCGGAGGAATCTCTCGTATGAATGAAGGGGAAATGCAGACTTTCGAGTTTGCTGCCGACGCACGCTCTGGTGTTGTCGTGGAACTAACAGAAGTTTAA
- a CDS encoding carboxylate--amine ligase, which translates to MATEQPFLPVLLGSDMNAYGMARAFYEAYGIKPLVLGRSHLTATQDSHILQFQEIDRLNEQDVFAPALAEVAKKYADKKLLLLACGDDYAKLIIKNKPALQEHFTVPYIDESLMDEILLKENFYKMCDQYNFKYPGTTTVTADNYENFTPPFDYPIILKASNSVEYWACKFPGKKKVFVAHDDAEKTAILKAIYSSTYQDTMIIQEFIPGDDSYMRVLNAYVGKDGKVKLMCLGNPILEEHSPEGIGSYAAIVTTYDKELMDQVRFFLEDIGYTGFANFDMKYDIRDKQYKLFEINLRNGRSSYYVTASGHNLMKYVADDHMLNIEQDVTYVQDKHLWMIIPKGVLFKYASNEKLKLEAKKLISEGKYTNSLYFNEDMNTKRWVKLTLNNLNYYRKYKKYFNNKGLSE; encoded by the coding sequence ATGGCAACTGAACAACCATTTTTACCAGTTTTACTAGGATCAGATATGAATGCATATGGTATGGCACGCGCGTTTTATGAAGCATATGGTATTAAACCACTTGTCTTAGGACGTTCTCATTTAACAGCGACTCAAGATAGCCATATCCTACAATTTCAAGAAATAGACCGTTTAAATGAACAAGATGTTTTTGCACCTGCACTTGCAGAAGTTGCAAAAAAATATGCTGATAAAAAACTATTGCTTTTAGCATGTGGAGACGATTATGCTAAGCTGATTATTAAAAATAAGCCAGCGTTACAAGAGCATTTTACTGTACCGTACATCGATGAATCGTTGATGGATGAAATTTTATTGAAAGAAAACTTCTATAAAATGTGTGATCAATATAATTTTAAATATCCAGGTACAACAACGGTGACAGCCGATAACTATGAAAACTTTACACCACCATTTGATTACCCTATTATTTTAAAAGCTTCAAACTCTGTAGAATATTGGGCATGTAAATTCCCAGGTAAGAAAAAAGTATTTGTTGCGCATGATGATGCGGAAAAAACGGCCATATTAAAAGCGATTTATAGCTCAACATATCAGGATACTATGATTATCCAAGAATTTATTCCTGGTGATGATTCTTATATGCGTGTGTTAAATGCTTACGTAGGGAAAGATGGAAAAGTAAAGCTGATGTGTCTAGGTAATCCTATTCTAGAAGAACATTCTCCTGAAGGAATCGGAAGTTATGCAGCCATCGTTACAACCTATGATAAAGAATTAATGGATCAAGTACGATTCTTCTTAGAGGATATCGGTTATACAGGCTTTGCAAATTTCGATATGAAATATGATATTCGAGACAAGCAGTATAAGCTATTTGAAATTAATTTACGTAATGGTCGCTCTAGCTACTATGTAACAGCAAGTGGTCATAATTTAATGAAGTATGTCGCTGATGACCATATGTTAAATATCGAGCAAGATGTCACATATGTGCAGGACAAACATTTATGGATGATTATTCCTAAGGGCGTATTATTCAAATATGCATCAAATGAAAAGCTTAAACTAGAAGCAAAAAAATTAATTAGTGAGGGCAAATATACAAACTCTCTTTACTTTAATGAGGATATGAATACGAAGCGTTGGGTGAAGTTAACGCTCAATAACTTGAATTATTATCGTAAGTATAAAAAGTACTTTAATAATAAAGGTTTATCCGAATAA
- a CDS encoding YtnP family quorum-quenching lactonase, producing the protein MDQLQFHKMSLTWLNGGVTCLDGGAMFGVVPKPLWSRKYPVNEKNQIELPTEPILIQYEGKNYLIDTGVGFNKLNEKQLRNFGVTEESSLTESLQELGLTTADIDAVLMTHLHFDHAGGLTQWEEDVLVPTFPNAKIFVTKIEWDEMRNPNIRSKNTYWKENWEPVQHLVETYEDTLEVVPGIEMIHTGGHSEGHAVIKLTQNGEVLLHMADIMPTHAHQNPLWVLAYDDYPMTSVFAKERLIKEALTNSYSFIFYHDAYYRMIKWDETGKEIVNKLERSRQAVITF; encoded by the coding sequence ATGGATCAGTTACAGTTTCACAAAATGTCATTAACATGGCTTAACGGGGGTGTTACGTGCCTAGATGGCGGGGCAATGTTTGGTGTTGTACCGAAGCCGCTTTGGTCACGTAAATATCCAGTCAATGAAAAAAATCAAATTGAATTACCAACAGAACCCATTCTCATTCAATATGAGGGCAAAAACTACCTGATTGATACAGGAGTTGGTTTTAATAAATTAAACGAAAAACAATTACGAAACTTTGGTGTAACCGAGGAATCCTCATTAACGGAAAGCTTACAGGAACTGGGGTTAACAACAGCGGATATTGATGCAGTGTTAATGACTCATTTACATTTTGATCATGCTGGTGGCTTAACACAATGGGAAGAGGATGTACTTGTACCAACTTTTCCGAATGCCAAAATTTTTGTTACGAAAATTGAATGGGATGAAATGCGTAATCCTAATATCCGCTCTAAAAATACGTATTGGAAAGAGAATTGGGAGCCAGTGCAGCACTTAGTTGAAACCTATGAAGATACGTTGGAAGTGGTACCAGGGATCGAAATGATTCATACAGGTGGACATAGTGAGGGACATGCTGTTATCAAGCTAACGCAAAATGGTGAAGTATTATTGCATATGGCGGATATTATGCCAACACATGCTCACCAGAATCCATTATGGGTATTAGCGTATGATGATTACCCAATGACAAGTGTATTTGCCAAAGAGCGACTTATAAAAGAGGCGCTTACCAATAGCTATAGCTTTATTTTCTATCACGATGCATATTACCGTATGATTAAATGGGATGAAACGGGCAAAGAAATTGTCAATAAGCTTGAACGTAGTAGACAAGCTGTTATTACATTTTAA
- the trmB gene encoding tRNA (guanosine(46)-N7)-methyltransferase TrmB, with protein MRLRNKPWAEEMITDHPEVIIPNPEDFKGKWQSVFGNDNPIHIEVGSGKGQFVTGMALQNPTINYIGIELYDSVIVCALEKVLEAKSPANLRLLKVNGADLYKFFDKNDVSRVYLNFSDPWPKTRHAKRRLTHEGFLKLYESILVDNGEVHFKTDNRGLFEYSLISMSEYGMLLKYVSLDLHANMPEDNVMTEYEEKFSAKGQPIYRLESQFIIKL; from the coding sequence TTGAGATTAAGAAATAAGCCTTGGGCAGAGGAAATGATTACAGATCACCCAGAGGTGATTATTCCAAATCCTGAAGACTTTAAAGGTAAGTGGCAGTCTGTTTTCGGAAATGACAATCCTATCCATATTGAAGTAGGTTCTGGAAAAGGGCAATTTGTTACAGGTATGGCTTTGCAAAACCCAACGATTAATTATATTGGCATTGAGCTTTATGATAGTGTGATTGTTTGTGCACTAGAAAAAGTGCTAGAGGCAAAATCTCCAGCGAATTTACGCTTACTAAAAGTAAATGGCGCAGATTTATATAAATTCTTTGATAAAAATGATGTATCACGTGTATACCTGAATTTCTCAGATCCTTGGCCAAAAACACGTCATGCAAAAAGACGTTTAACGCACGAGGGTTTTTTGAAATTATATGAGTCGATTTTAGTGGATAATGGGGAAGTCCATTTTAAAACGGATAACCGTGGTCTGTTCGAGTATTCTTTAATCAGTATGTCTGAATATGGTATGTTACTAAAGTATGTATCTCTCGACCTACATGCAAATATGCCAGAGGATAATGTGATGACGGAATATGAGGAGAAATTTTCTGCGAAAGGGCAGCCGATTTATCGCTTAGAATCACAATTTATCATTAAATTGTAG
- a CDS encoding diacylglycerol/lipid kinase family protein: MQVLFIVNEAAGNGKGKRVWLQLQQQLTITYQVAFTEYEGHGKEIAKQWAQQQQEHMLLVVVGGDGTIHEVVSGVVHNKYVIIGVVRAGSGNDFARFFPSFQHARQIEAYIRNTMANTQMDAGIIQLGDKWNEIFVNNAGIGFDAYVTKSINTSRLKFYLNKIGLGKLSYAVAVMRGLFRFKRFDVTIRSGEQEWQFQQAWFVAMSNQPYFGGGMKISPAAKADDGLVDITIVHGISRIKLLLVFITVFFEKHTKFKEITFLQGQHFDMSVRAHQVDCHTDGNYVGVVNQGIPIHCTVQQNAWQVIAKDA; encoded by the coding sequence ATGCAGGTATTATTTATTGTCAATGAGGCAGCAGGAAATGGGAAAGGCAAGAGGGTTTGGCTTCAGCTGCAACAGCAACTAACGATCACCTATCAAGTAGCTTTTACGGAATATGAAGGACATGGGAAGGAAATAGCCAAACAATGGGCTCAGCAACAGCAAGAACACATGTTACTTGTCGTTGTTGGTGGTGATGGCACCATCCATGAGGTAGTTAGTGGTGTTGTACATAATAAATACGTCATTATAGGTGTCGTTCGAGCAGGCTCTGGCAATGATTTTGCCCGCTTTTTCCCAAGCTTTCAACATGCGAGGCAAATAGAGGCCTATATAAGGAACACTATGGCCAATACACAGATGGATGCAGGAATTATTCAGCTCGGTGATAAATGGAATGAAATTTTCGTTAATAATGCGGGTATAGGCTTCGATGCCTATGTGACAAAATCAATTAATACATCTCGTCTTAAATTTTATCTCAATAAAATTGGGTTAGGAAAGCTTTCCTATGCTGTAGCTGTTATGAGAGGGTTATTTCGCTTTAAGCGTTTTGATGTAACGATTCGTTCAGGTGAACAAGAATGGCAATTCCAGCAGGCATGGTTTGTAGCGATGAGTAATCAGCCTTATTTCGGGGGAGGCATGAAAATATCACCAGCTGCAAAAGCAGATGATGGCCTTGTGGATATAACGATTGTCCATGGAATATCACGTATCAAATTATTACTTGTTTTTATCACTGTTTTTTTTGAAAAGCATACAAAATTTAAGGAAATTACTTTTTTACAGGGCCAACACTTTGATATGAGTGTACGCGCTCATCAGGTTGATTGTCATACGGATGGCAATTACGTGGGCGTTGTGAATCAAGGGATCCCTATACACTGTACAGTACAGCAAAATGCATGGCAGGTTATTGCTAAAGATGCCTAA
- a CDS encoding nuclease-related domain-containing protein → MAQLVKLQDYISRYQIDLARYPTQFVRLKKSQWERIKRQWELGEDISEWQHDDNEAETNAFEEKERFSFFKKIFAGRQKEATEDVEKLEISNELVSDEDTIPEEETTLTFEPKIVFAPQSIHELKRMFIDQFFHFQMKWASSTLREKSYVDPRFMRDSLLRTLLQTLPDNYLLFYYPILQIRKAPIELDVVLMSPTECICITVLEAENQAVYVGGSDRFWMKKVGTKDVKVLNPTINLGRMESVLSQLFKQENIDMPIRKVVLTRNGYFDYPGAPFGIRFVDRRNYHEWIEQLRKVSSPMKHMQIRAAQTILNTVQTTSFNRDIWQQAPQPTKD, encoded by the coding sequence ATGGCACAATTGGTGAAATTACAAGATTATATTTCACGCTATCAAATTGATTTAGCGAGATATCCAACTCAATTTGTGCGCTTAAAGAAAAGTCAGTGGGAGCGCATTAAGCGTCAGTGGGAATTGGGAGAGGATATAAGCGAATGGCAACATGACGACAATGAGGCAGAAACAAATGCCTTCGAAGAAAAGGAACGGTTTTCCTTCTTCAAAAAAATCTTTGCTGGCCGCCAAAAGGAAGCAACTGAGGATGTTGAAAAACTAGAAATATCCAACGAGCTTGTCAGTGATGAAGATACCATTCCAGAAGAAGAAACGACGCTCACATTTGAACCTAAAATTGTGTTTGCACCACAATCCATCCATGAGCTGAAACGAATGTTTATCGATCAATTTTTCCATTTTCAAATGAAATGGGCTAGTTCAACATTACGTGAAAAATCATATGTAGATCCTCGTTTCATGCGTGACTCTTTACTACGTACATTATTGCAAACGTTACCAGATAACTATTTGTTGTTTTATTATCCTATTCTACAAATAAGAAAAGCCCCTATTGAGCTTGATGTAGTACTCATGTCACCAACAGAATGTATTTGTATTACGGTGTTAGAAGCTGAAAATCAAGCTGTCTATGTAGGTGGGAGTGATCGCTTCTGGATGAAGAAAGTGGGAACTAAGGACGTTAAAGTACTGAATCCAACAATTAATTTAGGGCGGATGGAATCGGTGCTATCGCAATTATTTAAACAAGAGAATATAGATATGCCTATCCGTAAAGTTGTGCTAACTCGGAATGGTTATTTTGATTATCCTGGTGCACCATTTGGGATTCGCTTTGTTGATCGTCGAAATTACCACGAATGGATAGAGCAGTTGAGAAAAGTTTCCTCTCCTATGAAGCATATGCAAATACGGGCTGCTCAAACAATTTTAAATACTGTCCAAACAACCTCCTTTAATCGAGACATTTGGCAGCAAGCGCCACAACCAACAAAGGACTGA
- the dat gene encoding D-amino-acid transaminase produces the protein MAYSLWNDQIVEEGSIVISPEDRGYQFGDGIYEVIKVYNGNMFTAQEHIDRFYASAEKIRLVIPYTKDVLHKLLHELIEKNNLDTGHVYFQITRGANARNHVFPDASVPAVLTGNVKEGERAYENFEKGVKATFVEDIRWLRCDIKSLNLLGAVLAKQEAAEKGCYEAILHRGDIVTECSSANVYGIKDGKLYTHPANNFILNGITRQVILKCAEEINLPVVEEPMTKADLLTMDEIIVSSVSSEVTPVVDVDGNQIGAGVPGEWTRQLQQAFEAKLPLSSNTK, from the coding sequence ATGGCATATTCATTATGGAATGATCAAATTGTTGAAGAAGGATCGATTGTGATATCTCCAGAAGACCGAGGTTATCAATTCGGTGACGGCATTTATGAGGTAATCAAAGTTTATAACGGAAATATGTTTACAGCACAAGAGCATATTGATCGTTTCTATGCAAGCGCCGAAAAAATTCGTCTTGTTATTCCTTATACAAAGGACGTTTTACACAAATTATTACATGAGCTAATTGAAAAAAATAATCTAGATACAGGGCATGTATACTTCCAAATTACACGTGGTGCTAATGCCCGTAATCATGTTTTCCCAGATGCGAGTGTTCCAGCTGTATTAACTGGTAATGTTAAAGAGGGTGAACGTGCATATGAAAACTTTGAAAAAGGGGTAAAGGCTACTTTTGTTGAGGATATTCGTTGGTTACGCTGTGATATCAAATCTTTAAACCTACTTGGTGCCGTATTAGCAAAGCAAGAGGCTGCTGAAAAAGGTTGCTATGAAGCGATATTACATCGTGGGGATATCGTGACAGAATGCTCATCAGCGAATGTTTATGGTATTAAAGACGGCAAGCTTTATACACATCCAGCGAATAACTTCATTTTAAATGGCATTACCCGTCAAGTCATTTTAAAATGTGCAGAGGAAATTAATTTACCTGTCGTGGAAGAGCCGATGACAAAAGCTGATTTATTAACGATGGATGAAATCATTGTTTCGTCTGTATCTTCTGAAGTGACGCCTGTAGTGGATGTTGATGGAAACCAAATTGGTGCTGGTGTACCAGGGGAATGGACACGTCAATTGCAACAAGCTTTTGAAGCGAAATTACCACTTTCTTCAAATACAAAATAA
- the pepV gene encoding dipeptidase PepV — protein sequence MDWLQAAKERQDELIQELQELVQINSVLDEDTITTEVPFGDGPLQALEWLLAKGQNEGLQTKNVDNYAGHIEMGSGEELLGILCHVDVVPVGDEADWTYPPFSGTVADGKLYARGAIDDKGPTIAAWMAMKLVKEAGIPLEKRVRMIIGTDEETGFRCVDHYFKQEEMPTIGFAPDADFPLINAEKGIAELVFSQNKIGDATKEQLLLFNAGKRPNMVPDFAKATIQHVSESFEQNFQTFLSKNQLDGSLLMEDSRYIITIKGKAAHAMEPEKGVNAAVYLAAFLQQELTTEASKQFVDFIAHVFYQDHYGHQLALQFEDAMSGKTTLNPGIVSYDVHKGGSLVISMRYSVSYPFDEKITAAQRLTVEKGFSLDIQDDSKPHYVSEDDPFIQTLAAIYRRQTGDRETPLLSTGGGTYARVMKKGVAFGMLFPGEPDVAHCADEFVVVENLVKAAAIYAEAIVELAGKK from the coding sequence ATGGATTGGTTACAGGCTGCAAAAGAAAGGCAAGATGAATTGATACAAGAGTTACAGGAGCTTGTGCAAATTAATAGTGTTCTTGATGAGGATACAATAACTACTGAAGTACCATTTGGAGATGGTCCACTTCAAGCGCTTGAATGGTTACTAGCAAAAGGTCAGAACGAAGGCTTACAAACGAAAAATGTTGATAATTATGCTGGGCATATTGAAATGGGTTCAGGTGAAGAATTACTTGGTATTTTATGTCATGTTGATGTTGTACCGGTTGGAGACGAAGCTGACTGGACATACCCACCATTCAGCGGTACAGTAGCAGACGGTAAGTTATATGCACGTGGTGCGATTGACGATAAAGGTCCTACGATTGCGGCATGGATGGCTATGAAGCTTGTGAAAGAAGCGGGTATTCCATTAGAAAAAAGAGTACGAATGATTATTGGTACGGATGAAGAAACAGGATTCCGCTGTGTCGACCACTATTTTAAACAAGAGGAAATGCCGACAATTGGTTTTGCACCAGATGCGGATTTCCCGCTCATCAATGCGGAAAAAGGCATTGCCGAGCTTGTGTTCTCTCAAAATAAAATAGGTGATGCAACGAAAGAACAACTACTACTATTTAATGCAGGAAAGCGCCCAAATATGGTACCTGATTTTGCGAAAGCAACAATTCAGCATGTCTCCGAGTCATTCGAACAGAATTTTCAAACATTTTTAAGCAAAAATCAGCTAGATGGCTCTTTATTAATGGAGGACTCTCGCTATATAATAACTATCAAAGGTAAAGCAGCCCATGCAATGGAACCAGAAAAAGGTGTTAATGCAGCTGTTTATCTTGCAGCATTTTTACAACAAGAGTTGACGACAGAGGCAAGTAAACAATTTGTTGACTTTATCGCACATGTTTTTTATCAGGATCATTACGGCCATCAGCTTGCGCTACAGTTTGAGGATGCAATGTCAGGAAAAACTACATTAAATCCAGGTATCGTCAGCTATGATGTTCATAAAGGTGGCAGTTTAGTAATTAGTATGCGCTATTCTGTGTCCTACCCATTCGATGAAAAAATAACGGCGGCTCAACGCTTAACGGTGGAAAAAGGGTTCTCACTAGATATTCAAGACGATTCCAAACCGCATTATGTCAGTGAAGATGATCCATTTATCCAAACATTAGCAGCTATTTATAGACGTCAAACGGGTGATAGAGAAACACCTCTATTATCGACAGGTGGTGGGACGTATGCACGTGTGATGAAAAAAGGTGTGGCATTTGGCATGCTGTTTCCGGGAGAGCCAGATGTAGCGCATTGTGCAGATGAGTTTGTTGTCGTTGAAAATCTCGTTAAAGCTGCAGCAATTTATGCTGAAGCAATTGTTGAACTTGCAGGAAAAAAATAA
- a CDS encoding DeoR family transcriptional regulator encodes MKPTTDRMLNRIKDVYMFILDKGTVSTQDLVEEFSITPRTVQRDLNVLAFNDLVMSPSRGKWTTTKKKVKMTS; translated from the coding sequence ATGAAACCAACTACTGATCGAATGCTTAATCGTATTAAAGACGTGTACATGTTTATTTTAGACAAAGGAACCGTGTCTACACAGGATTTAGTCGAAGAGTTTAGTATCACTCCTCGCACCGTTCAAAGAGATTTGAACGTGTTAGCCTTTAACGATTTGGTAATGAGTCCAAGTCGAGGCAAATGGACAACGACGAAGAAAAAAGTAAAAATGACGTCTTAG